One Thermodesulfobacteriota bacterium DNA segment encodes these proteins:
- the thrC gene encoding threonine synthase yields the protein MRPDELQDLTGIDILPRHEPRMVYQCIGCGETFELERLLYTCPACRSLLKVADRNFDALRRHTGAQWRRIFDLRRAARVEGMQGIFLFHELVLPWVPLEDVICLGEGHTPLVRANPELAAWTGAPFFVKNDGQNPSASFKDRGMASAISFLNHYLRVHRPPAVLGICASTGDTSAAAALYLSYLPKGAVTSVVLLPRGKVTPQQLSQPLGSGATVIEVPGVFDDCMRLVEELAEDYDVFLLNSKNPVRINGQRSFAYEVAQQLGWETGGLTVVVPIGNAGNVTALMEGFLDLWRLGIIGELPRILGVQSEHANPVALWRRDGVYRPVTVRPSVAQAAMIGNPVSFPKVRSLVEEHYRERFACVSVSEQEIMDSMLTVNRHGHVVCTQGGEAVAGLRRALGKGLLEAGGVFVCDSTSHQLKFAGFQEAYFARTLEADYEVEPRDALVNRPVALPASAGEVAAYLGLQRRR from the coding sequence TTGCGACCGGACGAGCTCCAAGACCTCACGGGCATCGACATCCTTCCGCGCCACGAGCCGCGCATGGTCTACCAGTGCATCGGCTGCGGGGAGACCTTCGAGCTCGAGCGGCTGCTGTACACCTGCCCCGCGTGCCGCAGTCTCCTCAAGGTGGCAGACCGCAACTTCGACGCCCTGCGACGCCACACGGGAGCCCAGTGGCGGCGCATCTTCGACCTGCGCCGGGCCGCCCGGGTGGAGGGCATGCAGGGGATCTTCCTCTTCCACGAGCTCGTGCTGCCGTGGGTGCCGCTGGAGGACGTGATCTGCCTGGGGGAGGGGCATACCCCGCTGGTGCGGGCCAACCCGGAGCTGGCGGCCTGGACCGGCGCGCCCTTCTTCGTCAAGAACGACGGCCAGAACCCCTCGGCCTCCTTCAAGGACCGGGGGATGGCCAGCGCCATCAGTTTTCTCAACCACTACCTGCGGGTCCACCGGCCGCCGGCGGTGCTGGGAATCTGTGCGAGCACCGGCGACACGTCGGCGGCCGCGGCCCTGTACCTCTCCTACCTGCCCAAGGGGGCGGTCACCTCGGTGGTGCTGCTGCCCCGGGGCAAGGTCACGCCCCAGCAGCTCTCCCAGCCCCTGGGCAGCGGCGCGACCGTGATCGAGGTTCCCGGTGTCTTCGACGACTGCATGCGGCTCGTGGAGGAGCTGGCGGAGGACTACGACGTGTTCCTCCTCAACTCCAAGAACCCGGTCCGGATCAACGGCCAGCGGTCCTTCGCCTACGAGGTGGCGCAGCAGCTCGGGTGGGAGACGGGCGGCCTCACGGTGGTCGTGCCCATCGGCAACGCGGGCAACGTCACGGCCCTGATGGAGGGGTTCCTCGACCTCTGGCGACTGGGGATCATCGGCGAGCTGCCCCGCATCCTCGGGGTCCAGAGCGAGCACGCCAATCCCGTGGCCCTGTGGCGCCGGGACGGTGTGTACCGGCCGGTGACGGTGCGGCCCAGCGTGGCCCAGGCGGCCATGATCGGCAACCCGGTTTCCTTCCCCAAGGTCCGCAGCCTGGTGGAGGAGCACTACCGGGAGCGCTTCGCCTGTGTCTCGGTGAGCGAGCAGGAGATCATGGACTCCATGCTCACGGTCAATCGCCATGGCCACGTGGTGTGCACCCAGGGGGGAGAGGCGGTGGCCGGGCTGCGGCGGGCCCTCGGGAAGGGGCTGCTGGAGGCGGGGGGCGTGTTCGTGTGCGACTCGACGAGCCACCAGCTCAAGTTCGCCGGCTTCCAGGAGGCCTACTTCGCCCGGACCCTGGAGGCGGACTACGAGGTGGAGCCGCGCGACGCGCTGGTCAACCGGCCCGTGGCGCTGCCGGCGTCGGCCGGGGAGGTGGCCGCCTACCTGGGTCTCCAGCGGCGCCGCTGA